A genomic region of Equus caballus isolate H_3958 breed thoroughbred unplaced genomic scaffold, TB-T2T haplotype2-0000437, whole genome shotgun sequence contains the following coding sequences:
- the LOC138922990 gene encoding skin secretory protein xP2-like, translating into MISCCLPMCRGRSLSRARKEHPGCRYGLPSRSRHLRTFKRRDTKRSTRDTESSSPREEKLGRNSVAAGVGKRLASSGTVGQGSEPAQDPASVRGAQSHPAAPAQGQERSGAPGREQGEPAPPQAPAGAMQPALMEPAEQGEPSPALAPASALGQAEAVAREQGEPSPAPDPPGALEPAQAPALSPGELPLQPPSSPAPDPSLPPSPSPQPPFLSLLNLYVCVAVYVSRFLVFFWCLCKL; encoded by the exons ATGATTTCCTGTTGTCTTCCCATGTGCCGGGGCCGCAGCCTCAGCAGAGCCCGCAAGGAGCACCCAGGATGCAGATACGGGCTCCCGTCCCGCTCGAGACATCTCAGGACATTTAAACGGAGGGACACAAAG aggtcCACTCGGGACACGGAGTCCAGCTCCccgagggaggagaagctgggcaggaACAGCGTAGCGGCAGGTGTGGGGAAAAGGCTGGCGTCCTCAGGGACTGTTGGACAAGGATCAGAGCCAGCACAGGACCCAGCCAGTGTGCGGGGAGCACAGTCACATCCAGCAGCTCCTGCACAAGGGCAGGAGAGAAGCGGCGCCCCAGGacgggagcagggagagccagcccctcctcaggctcCGGCAGGAGCCATGCAGCCGGCTCTCATGGAACCagctgagcagggagagccatcccctgctctggctcctgccagtgccctggggcaggctgaagctgtcgccagggagcagggagagccatcccctgctccagatcctcctggagccctggagcctGCTCAGGCCCCAGCATTGTCCCCGGGAGAGCTCCCTCTCCAACCCCCgtcatccccagctcctgacccatcCCTTCCACCTTCTCCCTCACCACAACCTCCCTTCCTCTCGCTCCTTAACCTGTATGTCTGTGTAGCCGTTTATGTTTctcgttttcttgtctttttttggtgTTTATGTAAATTgtag